CGTTATATAATGTATAAAACTTTTTATTCAAGGAGCCTCATATGACAGCATCTGTTTTGCATGAGTTTCATCTTATCATGACTGAACGAATGAAAAAAAAACTACTCAACCTGACAATGTTCGGTTCGAGGTACTCGTTATCCGGTGTCATCGTCGCCATATTGTCCTGTATCGATCCTTTGATCATAAAAGAACACAGCTGGGGAAAGCAGCGGATGAGTCGATACCGGGCGGTTTCGGATGATCCCGATGAAGGCCGGATCCACGCGCACGCGTATCTTAATAAGGATGTGTACCGGAAGATAAAACTACTGCATGCCGATTTGAATTGTTACAGTATCGCGCAGCTAGTACGGTGGCTGCTTGAGGTGTTTTTGGCGATGGTTGAGAGATATGGGAAGAGGGTGCTCGAGGAATTCGAGAAACGATTCAAGCATTGGAGTAGTGAGAAGAGGAAATTAAATCAGTCCCCCCGCAGGAAAATACGACAATTGTATAGGATAATTCAGCATCTTCCGGGGAGAAACAGAATGATATCCGTATACACGAATCAATTTTCTCCATTCTGGATACTCAGGCTATAAAACACATCCAAAAACCACACTCCGCTTCCCATATATTTACCTCAAGCTTCCGTGGATATATACTCCTTTTTCTCCCCGGCCGCTTCTTCTTTTTTTCGCGCGCGAAAGGCGAGAATCGTCTGCCGTTTGTAGTTCAAAAAGCCGGTGGCGATGATGAGAAGGCTCGTGATGAGGATGGTCGCCGCGACGAAGATACTGGATTTTCCCGCGATGTCGAATATCAGGATTTTCCCCACGACAATGACGAGGACCACATCCGCGAAGTAGATGAAGAGTTTATCCTTTCTCAAGAATCCCCAGAGAAAAAGGATGAACGCGTATAATCCCCAGATCACCGAATAGACGATCGCCGCGTCGAACGGCATGGTGTAATACACCCAGAGATAATACACCTCGAGGGTGAGGAGGCCGCCGACCGCGATATGGCTCAGGAAGGTCATGACGCGGACGGCGTACACATACCCCTTTCTCTTCTTTTCTTCGACTTTTTCTCCGGCTATTTTTCCCGTCAGTATCGACATGAAAAAACCGGCTGCGATCACGCCCATCCAGAGCAGGCCCGGCGGATTAATGAAGGGCGTATAGTCGAGGCCGAACCACTTCGCTTCATCGATTCCCCACGCGTTGATGAACCAGTAGAGGAGAATGAAAAACCAGCCTGCAAGCCCGGCGGTGACCAGCGGTATGTTCTTTATCCGGTAACCGGTGATAAACAGGATCGCGATCAGAAGCAGCCAGACGGTCCCCCGTATAACATGTTCCATCCCCCATATATCGGCAAGCTCGCTGAGGAATACACCGGTAACGGCGAGAAGGACGATCCCGGTACAGAAAAAAACGACCGCAGCGACGCTTGATTTCTTGAGGAACATAGAGACGAACATTGCGGATAAAAGAAGGAGGATGCCCAAAACGGTGACGGGGACCGAAGAGGCAAGAGAAAAGACTTTGAAAATATAGAGGGACCAGAATCCGAAGCAGACGATATTGACGATATAGAGAACCAGCAGGGGCGGGTGAAACGAGTCGCCTTCCTGTTTCGCCATAAAGAGGATGCCGGCTGCATACAGTACGAATATGACCGATACATAGACAAATGGTTCGATCCAGCCCGACGGCCGGATAACAAGGTAGTAGCCGATATAAAGAAGCGATGTCAGAATAAGACCGATAAAAGAGAGTTCCTTCCATTTTTTCACGATACAGAATAAAATCATCGCCGCATCGATAAGGCAAACATAGATGAAAAGTACATTGACCTGGACCGCCGGCGCCCGGACGATGAGTGGGGCAAAAAGTGCGGCCGCAAAACCCAACGCGGTGAGAATTCTCAGATTGAACCTGAAATTGATAATAGAGATGACGATTGTTATGCCGATGATGATGATGAAGGTGACAATATCAGGCCACAGGCTACTGAAATTGGCATAGGCGATCGTCGCGTAGGTAACGCCGCAGGCGAATCCCGCGAGAATTTCGCCGATGATCTTGAATTCCTTTCTGTAAAGGATAAAACCGGCGGCGAAAAAAACCACGTCCGCCGCGATGCCGGTAATCAGTATCGCAAGCGGCGAGACCCATCCGTCATCATAGCCTATCTTTATAAAATAAAGCAGGGATGCGAAGAAGAGTAGAAATCCCAATAAAAGTATCCAGTATTTTTTTAAAAGATCGATGGTTTTCGATTTATCCATATCGGTTTTGCGCCTCCTCATGTTTCAATTATAACGACGTTCTCTGTTGTCACAATAACTATAAGCCCATATATTCTGTTTTGCCACTTTTTTTACCGGTACCGTACTTGATTTTTTGAAGAGGACGATTTTATACTTGTAGTGAAATCTATTCCGGGATGATGGTATCAAGGCGAAAGGGGGGGAGTGGGATGAATGAACATGATATCACACTGTCTGCGCAAACGCTGCGTGACGACGTGTTGTACAATATCGCCCGGGCCGCGATGGACCGGGATTATAAAGCCATCGTGGAATGGCTCGTCGAATATTGTTACGGTTCACCCGTTGAGTGGGATCGCTTTGAACTCGAAGCGAAGCATCTCTCCAGGCAGCTCGGGCCCATGATCAAAGACTTCAAAAAGAAGCTTCGCTGGAGCATGCTCGAGGAAGGGGATGAATTGTTCACCGGCACGATAAAAAAACTGCTTATGGGTTTTCGTTCGGATAATAGAAAAATCGTCGATCGTATCATAGACCTCCGTAGTGTTTTTGAGAATTTGTGCGATACAATGAAAGTAAGAAACGAAAGCGACCTGAAGAATGTTTTACGATACCTGGAAGAATTGTCGGAGTATTGCGTTTCCTTACGCGGCGCCGAATGCTACGGCGACAGTGTGACGGAATATGAAAAGGCCCTGACTGACCATCGATTTCTGATCGGGCAGCTTATTAATGTCTTCACCTTCGAATACGACAATAAAGTGAAAGCCGCGAAAAAACGTTTTCAAGCGACGCTTCTCCTTCACGAAAAGGACGTGGATAACATTGCCCGCGAACTTGGAATTGTCCGCGGAAAAATCGACAATCTCAAAAACGATACGGTCTTGAGCGAAAAAGACAGAAGGGCTTTTCGTGCCGCGTTTGAGGAAAAAAGGATTTCCCTTACGAAACTACATGAAACGGCGAAAAATAGGATTTCTGGAATCAATGCCGTAATAAAGGAAGTGATTGAATCGTATGAGACGATCAGGACCTTTATCGCTTCGCTTGAAGAACGGCTTGCGTCTTTCGACGCCAGGGAACAATACCTCTCCTCCCTTGCCGACGTGGGAAAAAAAATACCCGGGCTGGAAGCAAAAATGGAAACACTCTTTGAAGATACAGAAATGGATATAAAAGATTTGACGCGGAGCATCATTATATTTAACGGCACTCTCCAGGATAATATCATCAGGGCGATCGACGAACAGGGTACGATAAACCGGATTCTGTTTTCGGACCGCGATGCCGTCACGGAAGAAATCAATCTATTACGGCACGGGGAATAAATATGGATCTTGTGAAAAAGACGGGTTTCTACAGGTGGTCGTCTTGGGGTGATGGGGGTTTATTCTTTTCTGACCCGCCGTTTAGTCCGTTCCCAGATGTTCCACCCTGAGGGCTTTCCCGAGTATTCCGGCGTTCGTTTTGCCGGCCGGATGGAAAGCGATTCGCTTTCCCCTGCCGGGTAAAAGTGTGAAGCAGTTGTCGCCGAATACGCCGGGTATTCCTTCCGCGTCGAGAGAAACAAAAAACGCGGGTACGTCCGTTGAAAGGTCGACGACGATAGCTTCTTTTTCCTCGACGACACTGAAATCGACCGCCGCCTTCCGAATCGAACAATCCTTGAACGGACGGAACATGAACGTGTTCTCGATCGTTTTTTCCCCTCCGGTGAGTGTCAGGACGAGGAATATGTTTTCCGGTTTGTCGGGAAGAAGCCGGGCGTCGAGATCGGTGACGCTTTCTGTCCCGGGACCCTCGATGGTTATATCATGGGTTTCCTCATGCAGGCATTTCCCACTGAAATCGTACAATGAGACCGTGAGACTCATTGAAACCGGAAACGGGCAGTCGGAGAGGATGAGGAGTTCACCCGCATCGGGAATATGCCGTGCGGCAAAAACGGGGACCACGGGCGCGAAAAAACGCCGTGCCATGTAATGGAGAAGCTTCCATTTTCCGTTATACTCCAGAGACGACCATGAACTGACCGGCCAGATGTCGTTAAGCTGCCAGTAGAGAGCCCCCATGCAATGGGGCCTGAGGCTTCTGAATGATTCGACTGCGGTTTTGACGGCCACGGCCTGCTGCACCTGGCTCAACCAGAGTGCACGTTCGAACGTCCGGGGCGGTTTGAAATAAATGTCGAATGTTTCGCGAATGATATCGTTTCCACGCGGCGAGCGTTGATGAAAGGTCAATACCGGAGAGAGAATATCCCGCTGGTCTTCGGGGGCGAAGCTTTTGACGCAATCGATCGAAGGAAAAGATTGAAACCCGAACTCGCTGCAAAACCTGGGTTTTGCCTCGGCATATGATTCGAAAGGTTCCCCGCCGTGCCAGACATTCCAGAAGTGGATGTCCCCGGTCGTCTGATCCTGCGGCGGATCGAGGGGGTGTTCCGGTCCGTTTGAGGGAGAGCCCGGCCAGAATATCCCGTCCGGATCGAAAACAGCGACCGCCTTTTCGAGTACTTTATTCAGCTTCAGCAGTTGGTCCTGATAGAACTTCGTATTGCGTTTCGTTTCTTCGTACCACTGAAACGATTCGAGTACTTCATTGTTGCCGCACCAGAGCAGAATCGAGGGGTGGTCCTTGAGCCGTTTAACCTGGTGCACCGCCTCCTCCCCAACGTCCGCGAGAAACTCCCCTGTCGCGGGGTAGGGCATACAGGCGAACATGAAATCCTGCCATACGAGGATTCCCTTTTCATCACATAACCGGTAGAAGATGTCGGATTCGTATTGGCCGCCGCCCCACACGCGGAGGGTATTCATATGGGCGGCAGCGGCGCACCCGAGAAGGTATTCGTAGCGGTTTTCCGTTATTCTTCCGGGCATCGCGTCGACGGGTATCCAGTTCGCCCCTTTGCAGAAGATGTTTCTGCCGTTGATTCTTGCCATCATCGACCGTCCGGTCCCATCCGCTTCGCGGATCAATTCGAGTTTCCGCAGCCCGATTCGTTTTCCCACCCGTTGGCCGCCGAGTGAGACGGTCAGACCGTACAGGTGCTGCGCGCCTTCCCCGTGGGGCCACCAGAGGATCGGGTCGCGTATGTGAAATTCTTCCCTGACGTTCGTGATGCCGGCCCCGAGTGAAACCTCCCGTTCGATTCGCGCGCCGCCGAGGATTATTTCGAGCGGCACTTTTTTGATGCGGACGGGTGAATAGGCTTCGACGGTCACCGCGATACGGCAATGGCCCGGTTCATGGTGCTGTACCGTAGTGACGTAATCGATACGGCCCGCGGATGTCGCACGGATCGAACACTCACCGTAGATGCCCGAAACCAGGAGACAGATTCCCCAGTCCCATCCCGCGTGGCACTGGATTTTTCTGACGAAATTGATGTGCGGCACCTTGGAGTTTTTCGTGGACGGAAAAGGTCGCCCGAATGATGCCGAGCGTTCCCTCGCGAAACCGGGTACGGAAAAAAAACGGATCTCGATGGTGTTCGTCCCCGCCTTCAGGACACCTTTCACGTCAAAGATATAACGCCTGAACATGTTTTCTGTTCTGCCGACGGGGCAGCCGTTAATGGTAATCCCCGTTATCGTGTCGAATGATTCGCAGGTGAGAACCACGGATGTATGTGACAGAACGGTCCCCGGCACTTCGAACTCCCGTCTGAATATCCAGTCCACCTCGCGAATCCATTGCACCGCTTCTTCGTTCGTTCCATAATATGGGTCCTCGATTTTACCAGCTGCATAAAGCGCGCTGTAATTGTCGCCCGGTACTTTCGCCGCCGTTATCTCTCCCGTATCGGCCCGGATAAGCTGCCATATGCCGTGTAAATCTATTTCGATCATCGCCTGCCGTACCGCTCCTTGTATGCAAATTCCGTATATATTTTCTTGGACAGGAGAAACGTGATTATCGGGATACTCGTTGTATAGAAGTTTTTAACAGTATCGATCTTTTTTAACCATCCTTTTTATACCCGTCTCCCTACCAGATATTGCCGTCTATTTCGGGGATACCGGCAATAGTTTTCCTCGTATGATCGAGGGTGAATATGAAGACGATATAACCGGCCGCGTCATCCCGGATGTCCCAGACATATACCTTTCCCCGGTACACTTCCCAATGCCATTCGAGAAGACCGTCGATCGCCGCATAATAGGTCCCAAAGTGGTTAGAGTCATCGTGCCAGAGAACCCGTTCGGCGTCACGGAATATCAGGGTACAGGTGTCCCGATATGTGTCGCCGAACACCCCCTCTTCAATTTCTCCGGAATCATAGATATATTCAACGTTACCGAGTATTGTTTTTTTTATGGCCAGATCGTTTTCCGAGGGAGTCCCGATGCCGATAGGGGAAACATTGTTCCTCGACATGGCCGAAAGCCGGTCGGATATAAGCGTTTTATTTTTTTTGTCCGTCTCGTCGAAAAAGGATTCGTCGAAGTAGGGATTTTCCCTGTACCATGATTGTTTCCGGAAATATGCCGATATTTCCGGTTCGCCGAATATTTTACCGTATTTTGCCGCGAGTTCGTGTTGCAGCATAACCAGATCTTCAGTGTCAAACTCCGCCATATCTTCGTGAGTAAGTTCATATCCCGGCTGAAACAGGCCGTTATATTCCGGCAGCATCTCCCGTCGTAACCGGAGGGTGAAATGCAGGTCCTTTTCCGCAGTCTGTGAGAATGAAATTTCTTGTGTGACAGGCAGATAGAACTCTCGAATGATCCTGATACGTATCGCCTTTCCCCTGTCCGGGAAAAGTGACCCGTTATCGGTTTTGCCCGACACAATGTAGGGGGTTTTACCTGCAAAAACGTCATTGATATAAACATCCGCCATCGAAGGATCCGTAGTCAGCGTGATATCGTATTTTCCGCAGGCGCCGGGAAGAAAAATAACAAGGGCGGCAAACAATAAAAGACACCAATGACGTAATCCGCGCGCCGGCGGCGTGTGTCGCCCGGGGAGGTAATGGTCGCTGCGGAATGGTGTCGCATTATTGTTTATAAAGTCATTCATCGCTCTTTCCCGGAGAAATCATTATACCAGGAAGCATGTTTCATTACCATACTTTTTATATCCTGACGGTGTTCCCGTGTTAGGAAAATGGTTATTCCTGATTCGTAAGGGTACGGGCAACGGCAAGGGCAAACGGGAGAGCGGCGGACGGGCCGTTACCGGTAATAATCGTACCGTCGATCTCCACATCCTCTGCCGTATAGCGGGCGCCTTTCCGTTTTAGGGTGGGTGCTTCGGATGAAAAACAGGTCGCTCGTTTACCTTCAAGGATACCCGCATTTGCGAGTATCGAAGGCGCGATACAGATTGCTCCCACTACTTTCCCTTTTATGAACGCCGATTGTGCCAGTTGGAATGCAACCGGACTGTTTGTGTATTCATGTGCGCCCGAACCCCCGACAAATATAACCGCGTTATAATCATCGATGTCGACATCCTTTACCAGGATATCCGGCGTTACCGATGCGCCGAGCATTCCAGTGGCCGGTTCGAGTGAGGAGCTTGCTATCGTTACCGATGCCCCCCTTTTTTCAAGAACATCGAGGGGGGTAAGCAGTTCTTCATCGCGGAAATTGTTATGGGCGATAATCATGACGATTTTTTTTCCCAAAAGGGTCTGTGCCGATTCCCCGGCTTTTTCATCCGAATTGCAGACTTCCGCTGAAAGGAAAATACAGAAAATTATAAGTGAAAACAGGAAGATCCTGCCGATCGTATGGCTGTTCGATCGCCGCATCCTTTTCTGTTCCAT
The sequence above is drawn from the Spirochaetales bacterium genome and encodes:
- a CDS encoding DUF2339 domain-containing protein, encoding MDKSKTIDLLKKYWILLLGFLLFFASLLYFIKIGYDDGWVSPLAILITGIAADVVFFAAGFILYRKEFKIIGEILAGFACGVTYATIAYANFSSLWPDIVTFIIIIGITIVISIINFRFNLRILTALGFAAALFAPLIVRAPAVQVNVLFIYVCLIDAAMILFCIVKKWKELSFIGLILTSLLYIGYYLVIRPSGWIEPFVYVSVIFVLYAAGILFMAKQEGDSFHPPLLVLYIVNIVCFGFWSLYIFKVFSLASSVPVTVLGILLLLSAMFVSMFLKKSSVAAVVFFCTGIVLLAVTGVFLSELADIWGMEHVIRGTVWLLLIAILFITGYRIKNIPLVTAGLAGWFFILLYWFINAWGIDEAKWFGLDYTPFINPPGLLWMGVIAAGFFMSILTGKIAGEKVEEKKRKGYVYAVRVMTFLSHIAVGGLLTLEVYYLWVYYTMPFDAAIVYSVIWGLYAFILFLWGFLRKDKLFIYFADVVLVIVVGKILIFDIAGKSSIFVAATILITSLLIIATGFLNYKRQTILAFRARKKEEAAGEKKEYISTEA
- a CDS encoding glycoside hydrolase family 2 protein; protein product: MIEIDLHGIWQLIRADTGEITAAKVPGDNYSALYAAGKIEDPYYGTNEEAVQWIREVDWIFRREFEVPGTVLSHTSVVLTCESFDTITGITINGCPVGRTENMFRRYIFDVKGVLKAGTNTIEIRFFSVPGFARERSASFGRPFPSTKNSKVPHINFVRKIQCHAGWDWGICLLVSGIYGECSIRATSAGRIDYVTTVQHHEPGHCRIAVTVEAYSPVRIKKVPLEIILGGARIEREVSLGAGITNVREEFHIRDPILWWPHGEGAQHLYGLTVSLGGQRVGKRIGLRKLELIREADGTGRSMMARINGRNIFCKGANWIPVDAMPGRITENRYEYLLGCAAAAHMNTLRVWGGGQYESDIFYRLCDEKGILVWQDFMFACMPYPATGEFLADVGEEAVHQVKRLKDHPSILLWCGNNEVLESFQWYEETKRNTKFYQDQLLKLNKVLEKAVAVFDPDGIFWPGSPSNGPEHPLDPPQDQTTGDIHFWNVWHGGEPFESYAEAKPRFCSEFGFQSFPSIDCVKSFAPEDQRDILSPVLTFHQRSPRGNDIIRETFDIYFKPPRTFERALWLSQVQQAVAVKTAVESFRSLRPHCMGALYWQLNDIWPVSSWSSLEYNGKWKLLHYMARRFFAPVVPVFAARHIPDAGELLILSDCPFPVSMSLTVSLYDFSGKCLHEETHDITIEGPGTESVTDLDARLLPDKPENIFLVLTLTGGEKTIENTFMFRPFKDCSIRKAAVDFSVVEEKEAIVVDLSTDVPAFFVSLDAEGIPGVFGDNCFTLLPGRGKRIAFHPAGKTNAGILGKALRVEHLGTD
- a CDS encoding YARHG domain-containing protein is translated as MNDFINNNATPFRSDHYLPGRHTPPARGLRHWCLLLFAALVIFLPGACGKYDITLTTDPSMADVYINDVFAGKTPYIVSGKTDNGSLFPDRGKAIRIRIIREFYLPVTQEISFSQTAEKDLHFTLRLRREMLPEYNGLFQPGYELTHEDMAEFDTEDLVMLQHELAAKYGKIFGEPEISAYFRKQSWYRENPYFDESFFDETDKKNKTLISDRLSAMSRNNVSPIGIGTPSENDLAIKKTILGNVEYIYDSGEIEEGVFGDTYRDTCTLIFRDAERVLWHDDSNHFGTYYAAIDGLLEWHWEVYRGKVYVWDIRDDAAGYIVFIFTLDHTRKTIAGIPEIDGNIW
- a CDS encoding DJ-1/PfpI family protein, translating into MKMEQKRMRRSNSHTIGRIFLFSLIIFCIFLSAEVCNSDEKAGESAQTLLGKKIVMIIAHNNFRDEELLTPLDVLEKRGASVTIASSSLEPATGMLGASVTPDILVKDVDIDDYNAVIFVGGSGAHEYTNSPVAFQLAQSAFIKGKVVGAICIAPSILANAGILEGKRATCFSSEAPTLKRKGARYTAEDVEIDGTIITGNGPSAALPFALAVARTLTNQE